One window from the genome of Hypanus sabinus isolate sHypSab1 chromosome 16, sHypSab1.hap1, whole genome shotgun sequence encodes:
- the LOC132405886 gene encoding uncharacterized protein LOC132405886: MPHKQRMKKTTSAKTAQVGTESRPTSTEEPRTQVQHTTGETEQETAAASAISKGKDQRELRMRKGTSMRKRVQPELQNPATTETDSESESEREPDSLEKSDEDGEEDESSSENTKKTLRQIMHKLNALKVIKSNQKVIKEKIINMEAMFDKMTKKQEKMEKKITDLEVKVEEMDGRMKKMEDDNDAWTSERKQLVGKIDKLENFSRRNNIKIVGLKEGTEGEDPINFFQKWIPEKLEMGEETSIEIERVHRALRPRSQDDQNPRSILIRCLRKDFEGGCLRC, translated from the coding sequence atgcctcataaacagaggatgaagaaaactacttccgcgaagaccgctcaagttggaacagaatcaaggcctacttctaccgaagaaccacggactcaggtacaacacaccactggtgaaacagaacaggagaccgcggcagcatcggccatttctaaagggaaagatcaacgagaatTGCGCATGCgcaaaggaacgagcatgcgcaaacgagtgcaaccagaactacaaaacccagcaacgactgaaaccgacagtgaaagtgagtctgagagagagccggactctctggaaaaatcagacgaagatggagaagaagatgaaagttcctctgaaaatacaaaaaagactttgaggcaaataatgcataaattaaatgcattaaaagtaattaaaagtaaccaaaaagtaattaaagaaaaaataataaatatggaggctatgtttgataaaatgacaaagaaacaggaaaaaatggaaaagaaaattacagatttggaagtcaaagtggaagaaatggatggaagaatgaagaagatggaagatgataatgatgcctggacatcagaaagaaaacaactcgtgggaaaaattgataagctcgaaaattttagtagacgcaacaatattaaaattgttggacttaaagaaggtaccgaaggagaagacccaataaatttttttcaaaaatggattcctgaaaaattggaaatgggagaagaaacttcaattgagattgaaagggtgcacagagccttaagaccaagatctcaagatgatcaaaatccgcgatcaattttgataagatgtttaagaaaagattttgaaggcGGCTGCCtaaggtgctaa